A part of Pseudobdellovibrionaceae bacterium genomic DNA contains:
- a CDS encoding thiolase family protein, with amino-acid sequence MSQREVVIVEGVRTPFAKSGADLAGVHPSELGTVALKELLQKVALDVGLIDEVIMGNTGSPSDAVNISRVVALNAGVPLKTSAYTVHRNCASALESIASGYERIKSGTMDVVVSGGTENMSQMPLIWNHEHMKRFNKLAAARTGGAKLKALLSLLMANIGQVKEIATTSPMKNTRLKPRISLVEGLTDPFVGINMGQTAEILAKEFGLSREEQDRFAMNSHHKAGKAQENGNLAEEITPVYLPPKYNKIVEQDVGPRKNQSMEALAKLKPIFDRKYGTVTPGNACPITDGAAVLLLMDSEKAKALGYKPLAKIRSYAFAGLEPERMGLGPAYSTPIALKRAGLTLKDIDRVELNEAFAAQVMACQKAMASDKFCQEKLGLTSAVGELSDDILNVNGGAIALGHPVGATGTRLVLTLMKELKRSQKQFGLATLCIGGGQGGAMVIENLN; translated from the coding sequence ATGAGCCAAAGAGAAGTTGTGATCGTTGAAGGTGTGCGCACTCCATTTGCAAAATCAGGCGCTGATCTGGCAGGGGTTCACCCCTCAGAATTGGGAACGGTGGCTTTAAAGGAGCTGCTTCAAAAAGTGGCTTTGGATGTGGGTCTCATTGATGAGGTGATCATGGGCAATACAGGGTCGCCTTCGGATGCGGTGAACATCTCAAGAGTAGTGGCCTTAAATGCGGGAGTCCCTCTTAAAACTTCGGCTTACACTGTGCATAGAAACTGTGCATCAGCCTTAGAAAGCATTGCCTCAGGTTATGAAAGAATCAAATCAGGCACTATGGATGTGGTGGTCTCTGGTGGAACTGAAAACATGTCTCAGATGCCTTTAATTTGGAATCATGAACACATGAAGCGTTTTAACAAACTTGCTGCGGCAAGAACGGGAGGGGCTAAATTGAAAGCTCTCTTGTCCCTACTGATGGCCAACATCGGTCAGGTGAAAGAGATTGCCACAACCTCACCTATGAAAAACACAAGACTCAAACCCCGCATCTCCTTAGTGGAAGGACTCACAGACCCTTTTGTGGGCATTAACATGGGACAGACTGCTGAGATTTTAGCCAAAGAGTTTGGTCTAAGCCGTGAAGAGCAAGATCGTTTTGCCATGAATTCTCATCACAAAGCGGGAAAGGCCCAAGAAAATGGAAACCTTGCTGAGGAGATCACCCCAGTTTATCTACCGCCTAAATATAATAAAATCGTAGAGCAAGATGTGGGTCCAAGAAAAAATCAATCGATGGAAGCTTTGGCAAAACTCAAACCCATTTTTGATCGCAAATATGGAACGGTCACTCCTGGAAACGCCTGCCCCATCACCGATGGCGCGGCTGTGTTGCTTTTGATGGACTCAGAAAAGGCCAAAGCCTTGGGTTACAAACCTCTGGCTAAAATTAGATCTTACGCTTTTGCGGGGCTTGAACCAGAGCGAATGGGACTGGGACCTGCTTACTCCACACCTATAGCTTTGAAGCGTGCGGGTTTGACCTTAAAAGACATCGACAGAGTGGAACTCAACGAAGCTTTTGCCGCCCAAGTGATGGCCTGCCAAAAGGCGATGGCCAGTGACAAGTTCTGCCAAGAAAAGTTAGGGCTCACTTCGGCTGTGGGTGAACTGTCAGATGACATCCTTAACGTCAACGGAGGAGCCATTGCCCTAGGACACCCCGTGGGTGCTACAGGTACAAGATTAGTTCTGACACTGATGAAAGAACTTAAACGCAGCCAAAAACAATTTGGTCTAGCCACCCTGTGTATCGGTGGTGGACAAGGTGGCGCTATGGTGATCGAAAACTTAAACTAG